One region of Streptococcus parasanguinis genomic DNA includes:
- a CDS encoding helix-hairpin-helix domain-containing protein, with translation MEDIIEKIKEYKLFLALTAIGLLLGGYFLFHRPQSSASTIPDLYQASSSTSSKEKVQTTSSKEEKTATSVSDAPEIITVDVKGAVKQPGVYELRSNSRVHDAIYKAGGMTADANSQSVNLAQKLSDEAVIYVAKEGEDVPELGSSESPATSSAPAEKTGKVHLNRATESDLQTVSGIGQKRAQDIIAYREANGPFRSVDDLKNVSGIGEKTLEKLRDAFTVD, from the coding sequence ATGGAGGATATCATCGAAAAAATCAAAGAATATAAGCTATTTTTAGCTCTTACTGCTATCGGACTCTTACTTGGAGGGTATTTTCTTTTTCATCGACCTCAGTCAAGTGCATCCACCATACCGGATCTTTATCAGGCTTCTAGTTCAACTTCGAGCAAAGAAAAGGTGCAGACCACTAGTTCCAAAGAAGAAAAGACGGCGACTTCTGTGTCTGATGCACCCGAGATCATTACGGTCGATGTCAAAGGAGCCGTCAAACAACCAGGTGTCTATGAGTTGCGCTCCAATAGCAGAGTCCACGATGCTATTTATAAGGCAGGCGGGATGACAGCAGATGCCAATAGTCAATCGGTCAACTTGGCGCAAAAACTCTCCGATGAAGCAGTGATCTATGTTGCTAAAGAAGGAGAGGATGTTCCAGAACTTGGAAGTTCAGAAAGTCCTGCAACTTCGTCAGCACCAGCAGAAAAAACAGGCAAGGTCCATTTAAATCGAGCAACCGAATCAGATCTCCAGACAGTATCAGGCATTGGCCAGAAACGTGCCCAGGACATTATCGCCTATCGCGAAGCAAATGGTCCTTTTCGATCAGTGGATGATCTGAAGAATGTTTCAGGAATCGGAGAGAAAACACTGGAGAAACTAAGAGATGCTTTCACGGTGGATTAA
- a CDS encoding cation-translocating P-type ATPase, producing the protein METIDLKGLSLSEVRKKMDRGQTNDFTTNTSTSTWQIIKRNVFTLFNTLNFVIAVALAAVQAWSNMIFFAVICFNAITGIMTEMRAKRMIDKLNLMSRELVTVIRDGEKDAIPPEKLVLGDLMLLSSGEQIPSDAEVMSGIAEANEAMLTGESDLVLKEVGDELLSGSYIASGQVYARVKRVGANNYANKLMMEAKTLKPINSRILYNLAKISSFTGKIIIPFGLALFFEALLIKMLPIKDSVVNSSTALLGMLPKGIALLTVTSLLTAVIKLGMRKVLVQEMYSVETLARVDTLCLDKTGTITQGKMTVEALHSLSEHFSEETIQVILSAYMQYSEDTNPTAQAIRKAYGELEHAYTAENIIPFSSDRKWGAMHLSNLGTVFLGAPEMLLQENPAAVVEAQARGSRVLVLAHSSELISMQELKLPENLEGIAVIEITDPIREGASDTLEYLRSQGVDLKIISGDNPVTVSYIAQQAGFKNYENYIDCSKISDDQLVDQAEETAIFGRVSPHQKKLLIQTLKAAGRTTAMTGDGVNDILALREADCSIVMAEGDPATRQIANIVLLNSDFNDVPEILFEGRRVVNNIGRIAPIFFIKTIYSFLLAIICIASALFFNVNYLLIFPFIPIQITLIDQFVEGFPPFVLTFERNIKPVEKHFLRRSLLLALPSALMVVFSVLFIRLWGASHGWSVADMSTVSYYLLGSIGFLSVIRACLPLNIWRALLIVFSVVGFYASAVVLKNLIEISLLTATTFPVYLALMAIFTGVFILTTILQKYEFD; encoded by the coding sequence ATGGAAACTATTGATTTAAAGGGCTTGTCCCTCAGTGAAGTCCGCAAGAAAATGGATCGCGGACAAACCAATGATTTTACAACGAATACAAGTACCAGTACCTGGCAAATTATCAAGCGCAACGTCTTCACCTTGTTTAATACCTTAAACTTTGTGATTGCTGTGGCCTTGGCTGCTGTACAGGCATGGAGCAATATGATCTTTTTCGCAGTCATTTGCTTCAATGCCATTACAGGGATCATGACCGAGATGCGCGCCAAGCGGATGATTGATAAACTCAACCTCATGAGTCGTGAGCTAGTGACTGTCATTCGAGACGGAGAAAAAGATGCGATTCCACCAGAAAAGCTTGTTCTGGGTGATTTAATGCTTTTATCTTCGGGTGAGCAGATCCCTAGTGATGCCGAAGTCATGTCTGGTATCGCTGAAGCCAATGAGGCTATGCTAACTGGTGAGAGTGATCTAGTCTTAAAAGAAGTTGGCGATGAACTTCTTTCAGGTAGTTATATTGCCAGTGGTCAAGTCTATGCCCGTGTCAAGCGAGTTGGAGCAAACAACTATGCCAACAAACTGATGATGGAAGCTAAAACCTTGAAGCCGATCAATTCGCGTATTCTTTATAACTTAGCGAAAATTTCTAGCTTCACTGGTAAAATTATCATTCCATTTGGCCTTGCCCTCTTCTTTGAAGCACTGTTGATCAAGATGCTACCAATCAAGGATTCTGTCGTGAATTCTTCCACAGCTCTCTTGGGAATGTTGCCAAAAGGAATTGCCTTACTGACAGTTACGTCTCTTTTGACAGCGGTTATTAAGCTCGGCATGCGCAAGGTTCTTGTCCAAGAAATGTACTCAGTCGAAACCCTGGCGCGTGTGGATACCTTGTGTCTAGATAAGACCGGGACCATCACTCAAGGAAAGATGACCGTCGAAGCTCTCCATAGCTTATCCGAGCATTTTTCTGAGGAAACGATCCAGGTCATTCTCTCTGCTTACATGCAATATAGCGAGGACACCAATCCTACTGCTCAAGCTATTCGCAAGGCTTATGGGGAGTTGGAGCATGCTTATACTGCAGAAAACATTATTCCTTTCTCAAGTGATCGGAAATGGGGAGCTATGCACCTATCCAACCTTGGAACCGTCTTTCTCGGTGCTCCTGAAATGCTCCTTCAAGAAAATCCCGCTGCTGTCGTCGAAGCACAAGCTCGTGGATCGCGCGTGCTCGTCTTGGCTCACAGTTCAGAACTGATCAGCATGCAGGAATTGAAACTGCCTGAAAATCTTGAAGGGATTGCGGTTATTGAGATTACAGACCCCATTCGTGAAGGGGCTTCAGATACTCTTGAGTATTTGCGCTCTCAAGGAGTGGATCTCAAAATCATCTCCGGTGACAACCCTGTGACGGTCTCTTATATCGCTCAACAAGCTGGCTTCAAAAATTATGAGAACTACATCGATTGTTCAAAAATTTCTGATGATCAATTAGTGGATCAAGCAGAAGAAACAGCTATCTTTGGGCGCGTGTCTCCTCACCAGAAAAAACTGCTTATCCAAACCTTGAAAGCAGCTGGTCGGACGACTGCTATGACAGGAGATGGGGTCAATGATATCCTTGCTCTTCGCGAAGCAGACTGCTCCATCGTGATGGCAGAGGGAGATCCAGCAACCCGTCAAATTGCCAATATTGTTCTTTTGAACTCTGACTTTAATGACGTTCCAGAAATTCTTTTTGAAGGCCGTCGTGTGGTGAATAACATTGGACGAATCGCTCCAATCTTCTTTATCAAAACGATCTATTCCTTCCTCTTGGCTATCATCTGTATTGCCAGTGCTCTCTTCTTTAACGTCAACTATTTGCTGATTTTCCCTTTCATCCCTATTCAAATCACCCTGATTGACCAATTCGTCGAAGGATTCCCACCATTTGTGTTGACCTTTGAACGCAATATCAAACCGGTTGAAAAACACTTCTTGAGACGTTCCCTTCTGTTAGCCTTACCAAGCGCCTTGATGGTCGTCTTTAGTGTCTTGTTTATTCGCCTTTGGGGAGCAAGCCATGGTTGGTCTGTAGCCGATATGTCTACTGTATCCTACTACTTACTTGGATCCATCGGTTTCCTATCCGTTATCCGTGCTTGCCTGCCACTAAATATCTGGCGTGCGCTTCTCATCGTCTTCTCTGTAGTAGGATTCTACGCATCTGCGGTCGTGTTGAAAAACTTGATCGAGATTTCCCTCCTTACAGCCACTACTTTCCCAGTTTATCTGGCATTGATGGCCATCTTTACAGGAGTCTTTATCCTCACTACAATTCTCCAAAAATATGAATTTGATTAA
- a CDS encoding DUF805 domain-containing protein, which yields MNAFKQFWIQYADFSSKTSRAHFWLAFFWNSLISLPLWVFYIVTSLSHQNAQETLNFSTVHSKTGLWALAFLAFFYFLILVPSQAICVRRLRDAGIHWSWIFLNLGPVLLYLLTGLDIFLFLWGITVISLLILMMLPGKNTFPQPVETPMGVASEPQVTATGGSFGGNSFEQIPNFVAAPDLSDEKPPLEQRMAAEHEIH from the coding sequence ATGAACGCATTTAAGCAATTTTGGATACAGTATGCAGATTTTTCAAGTAAGACCAGTCGGGCCCATTTTTGGCTAGCTTTTTTCTGGAATTCCCTGATTTCTTTGCCTCTTTGGGTTTTTTACATCGTGACCTCTTTATCCCATCAAAATGCTCAAGAAACGCTCAATTTTTCAACTGTTCATTCTAAGACAGGTTTATGGGCGCTCGCTTTCTTAGCATTCTTTTACTTCCTCATTTTGGTACCCAGTCAAGCCATTTGTGTACGTCGCTTGCGGGATGCGGGAATCCATTGGTCTTGGATCTTTTTGAACCTTGGTCCGGTTCTGCTCTATTTGTTGACGGGGCTAGATATTTTCCTATTTCTTTGGGGGATTACAGTTATTTCTCTCTTGATTCTCATGATGCTTCCAGGGAAAAACACCTTCCCACAACCAGTAGAAACTCCTATGGGAGTGGCTTCTGAACCACAGGTCACAGCGACAGGGGGGAGCTTTGGAGGCAACTCGTTTGAGCAAATCCCTAATTTTGTAGCAGCACCTGATTTGTCTGATGAAAAACCACCATTGGAACAAAGAATGGCTGCTGAACACGAAATCCACTAA
- a CDS encoding DNA internalization-related competence protein ComEC/Rec2: MLSRWIKDLPFSLVHLAFVLLWLYFSIYQPSWLSISGLVVVGVLAVHHYKGERSSLLGLALATLCFAAFFVFQRLQDHPVQAESQPPSHLRLIPDTIKINGDALSFRAKNQGRTYQVFYTLKSEKEKQQWQSQTRLMELTYKGVIEEPEGQRNFRGFDYRSYLETQGIHYQIKIEAIQSAVPIQTWNVFDWLSQWRRQAIVWSKEHFPQPMNQYMTGLLFGYLDTDFEEMDQLYTSLGIIHLFALSGMQVGFFINGIRKALLRLGILQETVDIWMLPISLVYAGLTGFSVSVVRSLLQKILSQKGIRGMENMAMTLMILMVLMPKFLLTAGGVLSCAYAFILTLVDTSSYSGLKKLLVESFWISLGILPLLTYYFSVFQPWSLPLTFLFSFLFDLVLLPGLTVLFILSILKPLTIFNSFFLLIEECIRWISKLTSLPLVFGQPTGPALIALFLLLGILYDLRKQKKRRFLLIGMILLIFCWTKHPLENEITMVDIGQGDSIFLRDWKGRTILIDVGGRVTFKSGEKWQERSQSANADQTLIPYLKSRGVGKLDALVLTHTDQDHMGDMVEVAKQIPVKKVYVSPGSLTNSQFREKLKQLHSPIKVVQRGDQLPIFDHHLEVLSPDEVGDGKNDDSIVLYGQFFQKRFLFTGDLEEAGEKKLLKNDPQLQVDVLKVGHHGSKGSSSDVFLDQLHPQLALISVGKKNRYQHPHKELLDRLEERSISYLRTDERGAIRLIGWDHWRVETVR; encoded by the coding sequence ATGCTTTCACGGTGGATTAAAGACCTTCCTTTTTCGCTTGTCCATCTCGCCTTTGTGCTCCTATGGCTGTATTTTAGTATCTATCAACCATCTTGGCTTTCGATCAGCGGTCTAGTAGTAGTGGGAGTTTTAGCGGTTCATCACTATAAAGGGGAGCGCTCAAGTTTGCTAGGGCTTGCTTTAGCAACCCTTTGTTTTGCGGCCTTCTTTGTCTTTCAGCGACTACAGGATCATCCAGTACAAGCAGAAAGTCAGCCCCCATCCCACTTACGCCTGATTCCAGATACCATCAAGATCAATGGGGACGCCCTGTCTTTTCGTGCTAAAAATCAGGGAAGGACCTACCAAGTCTTCTACACTTTAAAATCAGAAAAAGAAAAACAGCAGTGGCAAAGTCAAACCCGCTTGATGGAGTTGACATATAAAGGTGTTATAGAAGAACCAGAAGGGCAACGAAATTTTAGAGGATTTGACTACCGGTCTTATTTGGAAACACAGGGAATTCACTATCAAATAAAAATTGAAGCGATCCAATCTGCGGTTCCCATCCAAACGTGGAATGTTTTTGACTGGCTATCTCAATGGAGGCGCCAAGCCATTGTTTGGAGCAAGGAGCACTTTCCACAGCCGATGAACCAGTATATGACCGGCCTTCTTTTTGGTTATTTAGATACGGATTTTGAAGAGATGGATCAGCTTTACACGAGTTTGGGCATCATCCATTTGTTCGCCTTATCTGGGATGCAGGTCGGCTTTTTCATCAATGGGATCCGGAAAGCTCTCTTACGTCTAGGAATCTTGCAAGAGACAGTCGATATCTGGATGCTTCCAATTTCTTTGGTCTATGCTGGCTTGACAGGTTTTTCAGTTTCAGTGGTTCGTAGTCTCTTGCAGAAGATCCTCTCTCAAAAGGGGATCCGAGGGATGGAGAATATGGCGATGACCTTGATGATCTTAATGGTGCTCATGCCCAAGTTTCTTCTGACAGCTGGAGGGGTCTTGAGTTGTGCCTACGCCTTTATTTTGACCTTGGTAGATACCAGTTCTTATTCAGGACTTAAAAAGCTACTAGTGGAAAGTTTCTGGATTAGCCTGGGAATTTTGCCCCTTTTGACCTATTACTTTAGTGTCTTTCAACCGTGGTCACTCCCTTTAACCTTCCTCTTTTCTTTCTTATTTGACCTTGTCCTTCTTCCAGGTTTAACGGTGCTATTTATCTTATCGATTCTAAAGCCCCTTACAATTTTTAACAGTTTCTTTCTTCTCATAGAGGAGTGTATTCGTTGGATTTCAAAGCTCACGTCGCTACCTTTGGTATTTGGTCAGCCGACGGGACCAGCTCTGATTGCTCTCTTCCTTCTTTTAGGAATCTTGTATGATCTTCGAAAGCAAAAAAAACGTCGTTTCCTGTTAATAGGCATGATTCTACTCATCTTTTGTTGGACCAAGCATCCTTTAGAAAATGAGATTACCATGGTGGATATTGGTCAAGGAGACAGTATCTTTTTACGCGATTGGAAAGGAAGAACCATATTGATTGATGTCGGAGGACGTGTCACTTTTAAAAGTGGAGAAAAGTGGCAAGAGCGCAGTCAATCTGCCAATGCGGATCAAACCTTGATTCCCTATCTCAAGAGTCGTGGTGTTGGAAAACTCGATGCTTTGGTCTTGACTCATACAGACCAGGACCATATGGGCGATATGGTGGAGGTTGCCAAACAAATCCCAGTTAAAAAAGTGTATGTCAGTCCAGGTAGTCTAACTAATTCTCAATTTCGAGAGAAATTGAAACAGCTTCATAGTCCGATTAAAGTAGTCCAGAGAGGAGATCAACTACCTATTTTTGATCATCATCTAGAAGTCTTATCCCCTGATGAAGTGGGGGATGGTAAAAATGATGATTCAATTGTCCTCTATGGGCAGTTCTTTCAGAAACGATTTTTGTTCACGGGTGATTTGGAAGAAGCTGGAGAGAAAAAACTATTGAAAAACGATCCACAATTACAAGTAGATGTCTTGAAAGTAGGCCACCACGGTTCTAAAGGTTCCTCTAGTGATGTGTTTTTAGATCAGTTACATCCTCAGTTGGCCTTGATCTCTGTTGGAAAGAAAAATCGCTACCAACATCCCCATAAAGAATTGCTCGATCGTCTAGAGGAACGCTCTATTTCTTACCTTCGTACCGATGAAAGGGGAGCGATTCGCTTGATTGGGTGGGACCATTGGAGGGTAGAAACGGTCCGCTAG
- a CDS encoding lysophospholipid acyltransferase family protein gives MFYTYLRGLVAFILWVLNGNAHYHHKDNIPDREENYILVSPHRTWWDPVYMAFATKPKQFIFMAKKELFTNRIFGWWIRMCGAFPIDRENPGAEAIKYPVNMLKKSNRSLIMFPSGSRHSQDVKGGVAIIAKMAKVRIMPVTYTGPRDLKGLATGERIDMNFGHPIDISDIKKMNDEGVAEVARRIQEEFDRLDAEAQAINTPTKPFILIRLLKILLIPLVLVVGILTLLFSYLASFVWDPDKHRKNK, from the coding sequence ATGTTTTATACCTATTTACGTGGCCTTGTTGCCTTTATTCTGTGGGTTTTAAATGGGAATGCCCATTACCATCATAAGGACAATATTCCAGATCGGGAAGAGAACTACATCTTGGTATCCCCTCACCGGACTTGGTGGGATCCGGTCTATATGGCCTTTGCAACCAAGCCAAAGCAGTTTATCTTTATGGCGAAAAAAGAACTCTTCACCAATCGTATTTTTGGCTGGTGGATTCGCATGTGTGGGGCATTTCCGATCGACCGTGAAAATCCGGGAGCAGAAGCCATTAAGTATCCTGTCAATATGCTGAAAAAGAGCAACCGTTCCTTGATTATGTTTCCAAGTGGAAGCCGTCATTCTCAAGACGTAAAAGGCGGTGTTGCCATCATTGCCAAAATGGCGAAGGTCCGTATCATGCCAGTGACTTATACTGGTCCAAGAGACTTGAAAGGGTTGGCAACGGGTGAACGCATTGATATGAACTTTGGACATCCCATTGATATTTCGGATATTAAAAAGATGAATGACGAAGGAGTGGCAGAAGTTGCCCGCCGTATCCAAGAGGAGTTTGACCGTTTGGATGCGGAAGCGCAAGCGATCAACACCCCAACAAAACCTTTTATCTTGATTCGTTTGTTAAAAATCCTTTTGATTCCCCTTGTCTTAGTCGTTGGCATCTTGACATTGCTCTTTAGTTACCTAGCAAGCTTTGTATGGGATCCAGACAAACATCGGAAAAACAAGTAA